One region of Triticum aestivum cultivar Chinese Spring chromosome 6B, IWGSC CS RefSeq v2.1, whole genome shotgun sequence genomic DNA includes:
- the LOC123135861 gene encoding gamma-glutamylcyclotransferase 2-2: MVLWVFGYGSLIWKPGFDFDEKILGFIKGYKRTFNLACIDHRGTPQHPARTCTLESEDEAICWGIAYCVKGGLEKEREAMQYLERRECEYDQKISVDFYRDGNSLEPAVTDVLVFVSTPDPVGNKYYLGPAALEDMAKQIATASGPNGYNRDYLFSMEKALSNISHEDDSIIVLADEVRKVLSRSTEKKVTGSDIPLKSHTPVVHISALPEGTVAVST, from the exons ATGGTGCTGTGGGTCTTCGGGTATGGGTCCCTGATCTGGAAACCCGGATTCGACTTCGACGAGAAGATCCTGGGATTCATCAAGGGCTACAAGCGAACGTTTAATCTCG CTTGCATTGACCATAGAGGCACACCACAGCATCCAGCCAGGACCTGCACCCTTGAATCCGAAGATGAAGCCATATGC TGGGGAATTGCTTATTGTGTCAAAGGTGGTCTAGAAAAAGAGCGAGAAGCAATGCAG TACTTGGAGAGAAGAGAATGCGAGTATGACCAGAAGATCTCTGTGGATTTCTACAGG GATGGAAATTCTCTGGAACCAGCTGTGACGGATGTATTAGT TTTCGTATCCACTCCTGATCCAGTTGGCAACAAATACTATCTTGGCCCTGCTGCTTTGGAGGATATGGCAAA GCAGATTGCTACAGCCAGTGGCCCTAATGGATATAATAGGGACTACCTGTTCTCAATGGAGAAGGCACTGTCCAATATAA GCCATGAAGATGACTCGATCATTGTGCTTGCGGATGAGGTGAGGAAGGTGCTGAGCAGGTCGACAGAGAAGAAGGTCACCGGCTCCGACATACCATTAAAATCGCATACACCTGTTGTGCACATCTCTGCTCTTCCTGAGGGCACCGTTGCGGTTTCAACATAG